One window of Chryseobacterium sp. JJR-5R genomic DNA carries:
- a CDS encoding MoxR family ATPase encodes MENLENQNTENPGSISLDKKEQQFESRIDMIELRRSLDSVKSEIAKVIVGQENMVEHLLAALLSNGHVLIEGVPGVAKTITAKLLAKTIDVGFSRIQFTPDLMPSDILGTSIFNVKNSEFEFKQGPVFSNFILIDEINRSPAKTQAALFEVMEERQITMDGTQYTMEEPFLVVATQNPIEHEGTYRLPEAQLDRFLFKINVGYPTLENEITIIRNQHESKKEDKTEGVNKVITAQQLKNYQHLVKEIIVESQLIEYIAKIIVNTRENQFLYLGASPRASLALLTASKAFAALRGRDFVTPEDIKEASYAILRHRVIVSPEREMEGLTADEIIRQILEGIEIPR; translated from the coding sequence ATGGAAAATCTTGAAAACCAAAATACAGAAAATCCGGGTTCCATCAGTCTCGACAAAAAAGAACAGCAGTTTGAGTCGAGAATAGATATGATCGAACTCCGTAGAAGCCTGGACAGCGTAAAATCTGAAATCGCCAAAGTAATCGTGGGCCAGGAAAACATGGTAGAGCATCTTCTGGCGGCGCTTTTATCAAACGGCCATGTTTTAATTGAAGGTGTACCGGGTGTGGCCAAAACCATTACGGCAAAACTGCTGGCCAAAACCATAGATGTAGGGTTCAGCAGGATTCAGTTTACGCCGGACCTGATGCCTTCTGACATTTTGGGGACCTCGATTTTCAATGTAAAGAATTCGGAATTTGAGTTTAAGCAGGGCCCTGTTTTTTCCAATTTCATTCTGATCGATGAGATCAACAGGTCACCGGCAAAAACCCAGGCGGCATTGTTTGAAGTGATGGAGGAAAGACAGATTACGATGGACGGAACGCAGTATACCATGGAGGAACCATTCCTTGTTGTGGCTACACAAAACCCTATTGAACATGAAGGTACCTACAGGCTTCCTGAAGCTCAGCTGGACCGTTTCTTATTCAAAATAAATGTGGGCTACCCGACTCTTGAAAATGAAATTACCATTATCAGAAACCAGCACGAAAGTAAAAAAGAAGATAAGACAGAAGGCGTTAATAAAGTAATTACCGCACAGCAGCTGAAGAACTACCAGCATCTGGTAAAAGAAATCATTGTTGAATCCCAGCTGATTGAATACATTGCTAAGATCATTGTCAATACCCGGGAAAACCAGTTCCTGTATCTGGGGGCTTCGCCAAGAGCGAGCCTGGCGCTGCTGACCGCTTCAAAGGCATTTGCAGCCTTAAGAGGAAGGGATTTTGTAACGCCGGAAGATATTAAAGAAGCCAGTTATGCCATATTGCGGCACCGCGTAATCGTATCGCCGGAGCGGGAAATGGAAGGCTTAACCGCAGATGAAATCATCAGACAGATTTTAGAAGGAATAGAAATCCCGAGATAG
- a CDS encoding DUF58 domain-containing protein — MKNLYINTRFFFALIGVGILYVFAFFFPFLMIAAHLLLLLCFLAVMVDCLFIFNQKEGILAQRILPEKLSNGDENPVKIDIKNNYGFTVTARIIDEIPFQFQKRDFLIEKQIESGKNSFFQYILEPKERGQYHFGNLNVYVSSPLAFVSKRFTFQKDAALPSYPSFIHLRKYELMALQSEFLLGGIKKIRKLGHTMEFEQIKNYVPGDDIRTINWKATSKASRLMVNQFQDEKSQRIFMLIDTGRTMKMPFKGLSLLDYSINATMALSHIILKKGDRAGMMTFSKKTENKIAAENKSGQLRKISEALYNIKTDFFESDFNRLYQDVKYSLNQRSLILLFTNFETLDGLNRQMKYLRGIAKNHLLVVVFFKNSELQELIHKNPESMQEIYDEIIAEKFEFEKKLIIQELRKYGIYTVYTLPENLSVDVINKYLEIKARGIL; from the coding sequence ATGAAAAACCTATACATCAATACACGCTTTTTCTTCGCACTCATCGGAGTGGGGATTTTGTATGTTTTTGCATTTTTCTTCCCGTTTCTGATGATTGCGGCACACCTCCTTTTGCTTTTATGCTTCCTGGCGGTAATGGTGGATTGCCTTTTTATTTTCAATCAGAAGGAGGGTATCCTGGCCCAGCGGATTTTACCGGAAAAGCTGTCGAACGGCGATGAAAACCCGGTAAAAATTGATATTAAAAACAATTACGGTTTTACGGTTACGGCCAGGATCATTGATGAAATACCGTTTCAGTTCCAGAAGAGGGACTTTTTAATTGAAAAACAGATTGAATCAGGAAAGAACAGTTTTTTCCAGTATATCCTGGAGCCGAAAGAACGGGGTCAATACCATTTCGGGAACCTGAATGTGTATGTTTCATCACCTTTAGCCTTTGTCTCAAAAAGATTTACATTTCAGAAAGATGCTGCCCTGCCTTCATATCCGTCATTTATTCATCTGAGGAAATATGAGCTGATGGCACTTCAGAGCGAGTTTCTGCTGGGCGGAATCAAGAAAATAAGAAAGCTGGGGCATACAATGGAATTTGAGCAGATTAAAAACTACGTTCCGGGAGACGATATCAGAACCATTAACTGGAAAGCAACTTCCAAGGCCAGCCGATTAATGGTTAACCAGTTTCAGGATGAAAAATCACAGCGGATTTTTATGCTGATCGATACCGGAAGAACCATGAAAATGCCTTTCAAAGGATTGAGCTTACTGGATTATTCCATCAATGCAACCATGGCACTGTCCCATATTATCCTGAAAAAAGGCGACCGGGCAGGAATGATGACCTTCTCTAAAAAAACAGAAAACAAAATTGCTGCGGAAAATAAATCCGGGCAGCTGAGAAAAATATCAGAAGCCCTTTATAATATTAAAACCGACTTTTTTGAAAGTGATTTCAACAGATTATATCAGGACGTAAAGTATTCCCTGAACCAGCGCAGCCTGATCCTTCTGTTTACCAATTTTGAAACACTGGACGGGCTGAACCGCCAGATGAAGTACCTCCGCGGAATTGCCAAGAATCATTTATTGGTCGTGGTGTTCTTTAAAAATTCAGAACTTCAGGAATTAATTCATAAAAACCCTGAAAGCATGCAGGAAATCTACGATGAAATTATTGCGGAAAAATTTGAATTCGAGAAAAAGCTGATCATTCAGGAACTCCGTAAATATGGGATTTACACCGTATATACGCTGCCGGAAAACCTAAGCGTTGATGTCATCAATAAATACCTGGAGATTAAAGCCAGGGGGATTTTATAA
- a CDS encoding YegJ family protein, with protein sequence MKKIINICFLSLLLISCSNKEQKLKRAGEPDVLYVQESDQEMNAAIKKAKETFSDFQKAFNSRNPDYSNFCLKQEFDTSDGGGEHIWIGDLQLKDDGYYGIVQNTPVDVANVKLGDSVKVSLEKMSDWMYYDRNIVEGGYTVKVLRNHMTDDEKKEMDVEGLIYK encoded by the coding sequence ATGAAAAAAATAATAAATATTTGTTTTTTATCACTTCTGTTGATCAGCTGCAGTAATAAAGAACAGAAATTGAAAAGAGCGGGCGAGCCGGATGTCCTGTATGTGCAGGAATCAGATCAGGAAATGAATGCCGCTATCAAAAAGGCCAAAGAGACTTTCTCTGATTTTCAGAAGGCATTTAACAGCCGTAATCCGGATTATTCAAATTTTTGTTTAAAACAGGAATTTGATACGTCAGACGGTGGTGGTGAGCATATCTGGATAGGTGACTTACAGTTGAAAGATGATGGATATTACGGAATTGTTCAGAATACTCCGGTGGATGTGGCCAACGTCAAACTTGGTGATTCGGTCAAGGTTTCCCTTGAAAAGATGAGTGACTGGATGTATTATGACCGGAATATCGTTGAAGGCGGGTATACGGTTAAAGTGCTCAGAAATCACATGACGGATGATGAGAAAAAGGAAATGGATGTTGAAGGATTAATTTATAAATAA
- a CDS encoding OsmC family protein, with protein MKITLNRINDDYLFECTNAQGNSILLDNTSQPGAKGVSPMESVLMAVAGCSGIDVVSILKKQRQEITGFKAEVEGERIPVDDARPFKSIAVKFMLEGNIDPKKAQKAAQLSFEKYCSVSKTLEPNVEIVYEVYVNGEIIQP; from the coding sequence ATGAAAATAACACTTAACAGAATTAATGACGATTATTTGTTTGAATGTACCAATGCCCAGGGAAATTCTATTCTTCTGGACAATACGTCTCAGCCCGGTGCCAAAGGTGTTTCGCCGATGGAAAGTGTCCTGATGGCGGTGGCAGGATGCAGCGGTATTGACGTAGTTTCAATCCTGAAAAAGCAGCGGCAGGAAATTACAGGGTTTAAGGCGGAAGTAGAAGGGGAAAGGATTCCTGTAGATGATGCCAGGCCTTTTAAATCAATTGCGGTTAAATTCATGCTGGAGGGAAATATCGATCCTAAAAAAGCACAGAAAGCGGCACAGCTGTCTTTCGAGAAGTACTGTTCCGTTTCCAAAACATTAGAACCGAATGTGGAAATTGTTTATGAGGTTTATGTGAACGGGGAAATCATTCAGCCATAA
- a CDS encoding T9SS type A sorting domain-containing protein, protein MKRKLLSLTAVALTAIFTSHFNAQQYQTLPIQSGFNADVIANGVGSSTVSTNSDVDGVSYAFVSRDFQLTASSTPLTYGLPVNEVINSAVASPSGLSYQMGSYSANNSLRLENSGDSGTLAFTTPKAVSNLYMLATGGSGNCTVDITVNFSDATTQTFSAISINDWYGGSNFAVQGIGRIKKTTDVLESNSTNPRLYQIPLAIDAANQSKIVQSITVTKTGTGGIPNIFAFSAEVYNACSMPASLTSSTTMNGATVNWSAPSSAPSAGYQYYLSTSATAPTATTTPTGSVAAGVTSATLSNLTTGQMYYFWVRSNCGGSSQSFWAMTQFTPGQISATYTLGDINTMYSTSVNTGSTTNCAGSLSIDIPTGYKVKSTDVSYTMTTAGNGWMAEQRSLLACTTNSTTETAVSSGSGSNTGTYSYNRTGLTLANDLTGTVNFELRAWRTYGGSDCSASYNKVDNGTFKVTVTLQPLVLATGEVNAKGKERIAYPNPFVDILHLEKPENVKKAVITDLSGVIVTTVENPSSDLFLGGVKSGMYILTLTMKDGSVKSMKTIKR, encoded by the coding sequence ATGAAAAGAAAATTACTCTCTCTTACAGCTGTAGCCCTTACAGCAATATTTACTAGTCATTTTAATGCTCAGCAATATCAGACCTTGCCGATTCAGAGCGGTTTCAATGCTGATGTTATCGCAAATGGCGTAGGTTCTTCTACCGTAAGCACCAACAGTGATGTGGATGGTGTAAGTTACGCGTTTGTTTCACGTGATTTTCAGCTGACCGCGTCGAGTACGCCGCTTACCTATGGACTTCCTGTTAACGAAGTCATTAACTCTGCAGTAGCTTCGCCATCCGGACTGAGTTATCAGATGGGCTCTTACAGCGCGAATAATTCCCTAAGACTGGAGAATTCAGGTGACAGCGGAACACTAGCGTTTACCACTCCTAAAGCGGTCTCGAATCTGTATATGCTTGCAACGGGAGGAAGCGGTAACTGTACCGTAGATATAACTGTTAATTTTTCTGATGCGACCACACAGACTTTTTCAGCCATAAGCATTAACGACTGGTATGGCGGAAGCAATTTTGCGGTTCAGGGGATCGGAAGAATCAAGAAAACAACCGATGTGTTAGAGTCTAATTCAACAAACCCAAGGCTTTATCAGATTCCTTTGGCAATAGATGCCGCTAACCAGTCAAAGATTGTGCAAAGCATAACAGTAACCAAGACAGGAACAGGAGGTATTCCTAATATTTTTGCTTTCTCTGCAGAGGTTTATAATGCATGCAGCATGCCCGCAAGCTTAACCTCGTCCACAACCATGAACGGAGCCACCGTAAACTGGTCAGCACCTTCCAGCGCTCCGTCTGCAGGCTACCAATATTACCTGAGTACTTCTGCCACGGCGCCTACTGCCACCACTACCCCTACAGGAAGTGTAGCAGCAGGAGTTACGTCCGCCACGCTGAGCAATTTAACTACCGGGCAAATGTATTATTTCTGGGTGAGATCAAACTGCGGAGGGTCTTCACAAAGTTTCTGGGCAATGACCCAGTTCACTCCGGGGCAGATTTCAGCGACCTATACGCTCGGAGACATCAATACCATGTACAGCACAAGTGTCAACACCGGATCTACCACCAACTGTGCAGGAAGCCTCAGTATCGATATTCCTACAGGATATAAGGTAAAATCAACAGATGTTTCCTACACGATGACCACTGCAGGCAACGGCTGGATGGCTGAACAGAGAAGCCTTTTGGCATGTACCACCAACAGTACCACAGAGACTGCAGTATCATCAGGGTCAGGGTCAAATACGGGAACCTATTCTTATAACAGAACAGGCCTTACTTTAGCCAATGATCTTACAGGAACCGTAAACTTTGAACTGAGAGCCTGGAGAACATATGGCGGTTCTGATTGTAGTGCATCCTATAATAAAGTTGATAACGGAACCTTTAAAGTTACGGTAACACTTCAGCCTTTGGTGCTGGCTACCGGTGAAGTCAATGCAAAAGGAAAAGAAAGAATTGCATACCCGAATCCGTTTGTTGACATTTTACATCTTGAGAAACCGGAAAATGTGAAAAAAGCGGTGATTACAGATCTTTCAGGAGTGATTGTCACAACTGTTGAAAACCCTTCATCCGATTTATTCTTAGGAGGGGTAAAATCAGGAATGTATATCTTAACGCTGACCATGAAAGACGGCTCTGTAAAAAGCATGAAGACGATTAAAAGATAA
- a CDS encoding MGH1-like glycoside hydrolase domain-containing protein: protein MIAEKQRLQDSNWKNWGPYVSNRQWGNVREDYSPNGDAWNFANHNNAESYAYRWGEEGIAGISDAKQIFCFALSFWNKKDKIVKERFFGLSNPQGNHGEDIKEIFYYLDNTPTHSYMKMLYKYPINEFPYDDIRAENARRSKKQPEYELFDTGIFDNDEYFDIFIEYAKADCHDFLIRVTVCNRSDKDAPIVVAPAVWFRNNWKWGYNTYKGQTNASHEGCININHDSIPVKKFYSRDMNAESAFCDNETNDPKLSGTAYPGNTYFKDGINDYIIYGSNTVNPEKRGTKASFIIDETVKAGHSKTFDFRLSPDESDHPFQDFDKILKKRTDEADEFYAELQNDVESDDEKNVQRQAFAGLLWNKQFYHYNVGKWLKGDPNYEAPRDFDQYVRNTEWNHLHNKDIISMPDKWEYPWYATWDLAFHCVPFAIIDAEFAKGQLLLLTKEWYMHPNGQLPAYEWNLSDVNPPVHAWSCFRVFKIDEKQNGKPDLLFLEKVFQKLLLNFTWWVNRKDKSGKNIFGGGFLGLDNIGAFDRNMTLKDGQHLEQADGTSWMAMYALNMMRIAMELAQYYPVYEDMAIKFFEHYLYIAEAMENLGDGTKGLWNEEDGFFYDVLQLGDGDSVSLKLRSIVGLIPMFAVEIIDHHLLDKMPNFVERMEWVLKNKPELTKLVSHWEEEGQGRKHLMSILRKNRLSKVLSRMLDEKEFLSDYGIRAMSKVYEENPFIFSVHGTENVVYYTPAESDSRMFGGNSNWRGPIWFPINFLIVESLQRFHFYYGNSLKIELPTGSGDYKNLDEVAHNISNRLCSIFLKDEVGQRAFNGGNAKFNYDENFKDYITFFEYFHGDNGRGVGASHQTGWTATVAKLMKPRLTL, encoded by the coding sequence ATGATTGCAGAAAAACAAAGATTACAAGACAGCAACTGGAAAAACTGGGGACCCTATGTAAGTAACCGCCAATGGGGAAATGTACGGGAAGACTACAGCCCGAACGGCGATGCATGGAATTTCGCCAATCATAACAACGCAGAAAGCTATGCGTACCGCTGGGGCGAAGAGGGAATTGCAGGAATTTCCGATGCGAAGCAGATTTTCTGTTTTGCCCTTTCTTTCTGGAACAAGAAAGATAAAATCGTAAAAGAGCGTTTCTTCGGGCTCAGCAATCCTCAGGGAAACCATGGGGAAGACATCAAGGAAATCTTTTACTACCTGGATAATACCCCGACGCACAGCTACATGAAGATGCTGTATAAATATCCCATCAATGAATTTCCTTATGACGATATCCGTGCTGAAAATGCAAGACGCAGCAAAAAACAGCCTGAATATGAGCTTTTTGATACCGGAATTTTTGACAATGATGAATATTTTGATATTTTTATTGAATATGCCAAAGCAGACTGCCATGATTTCCTGATACGGGTAACGGTATGCAACAGGAGCGATAAAGATGCACCTATTGTTGTTGCGCCTGCCGTATGGTTCAGGAATAACTGGAAATGGGGCTACAATACGTATAAAGGGCAGACGAATGCTTCTCATGAAGGCTGCATCAACATCAATCACGACAGTATTCCCGTTAAGAAGTTTTATTCGAGAGACATGAATGCTGAAAGTGCTTTTTGTGATAATGAAACAAATGACCCGAAATTAAGCGGAACAGCCTATCCCGGCAATACTTATTTCAAGGATGGAATCAATGACTATATTATTTACGGGAGCAATACCGTTAATCCTGAAAAAAGAGGCACAAAGGCCTCATTTATAATTGATGAAACGGTTAAAGCAGGCCACTCGAAAACATTTGATTTCAGGCTGTCACCTGATGAATCAGACCATCCTTTTCAGGATTTCGACAAAATACTTAAAAAAAGGACTGATGAAGCAGATGAATTCTACGCAGAACTCCAGAATGATGTAGAAAGCGATGATGAAAAGAATGTACAGCGGCAGGCATTCGCAGGATTGTTGTGGAATAAGCAGTTCTACCATTACAATGTGGGAAAATGGCTGAAAGGAGACCCCAATTACGAGGCGCCGAGAGATTTTGATCAATATGTAAGAAACACGGAATGGAACCATCTTCACAATAAAGATATCATTTCAATGCCCGATAAATGGGAATATCCGTGGTATGCAACATGGGACCTGGCTTTCCACTGTGTACCGTTTGCAATCATCGATGCCGAATTTGCCAAAGGGCAGCTTCTTTTATTAACGAAGGAATGGTATATGCATCCCAACGGGCAGCTTCCGGCATATGAATGGAATCTGAGTGATGTAAACCCGCCTGTGCATGCGTGGTCATGTTTCAGGGTTTTTAAAATTGACGAAAAGCAGAACGGAAAGCCGGACCTTTTATTTCTGGAAAAAGTTTTTCAGAAGCTGCTCCTTAACTTTACGTGGTGGGTTAACCGGAAGGACAAAAGCGGGAAAAATATTTTCGGAGGCGGTTTTCTCGGGCTTGATAACATCGGGGCTTTTGACCGGAATATGACATTAAAGGATGGCCAGCACCTGGAACAGGCTGACGGCACCAGCTGGATGGCCATGTATGCACTGAATATGATGCGGATTGCCATGGAACTTGCCCAATACTATCCGGTATATGAAGATATGGCGATTAAGTTTTTCGAGCATTACCTTTATATTGCCGAGGCCATGGAAAACCTGGGTGACGGCACAAAAGGGCTTTGGAATGAAGAAGACGGCTTCTTTTATGATGTTTTACAGCTTGGAGACGGCGACAGCGTTTCCCTGAAGCTCAGAAGCATCGTAGGTCTGATCCCGATGTTTGCGGTAGAAATTATAGATCATCACCTGCTTGATAAAATGCCCAATTTCGTAGAAAGAATGGAATGGGTGCTTAAAAACAAGCCTGAGCTGACCAAGCTGGTATCGCACTGGGAAGAGGAAGGCCAGGGAAGAAAACACCTGATGAGCATCCTGCGTAAAAACAGGCTTTCCAAGGTATTGTCAAGAATGCTGGATGAGAAAGAATTTCTGAGTGACTACGGAATCCGGGCCATGTCTAAGGTGTATGAGGAAAATCCGTTTATATTTTCGGTCCACGGAACTGAAAATGTGGTCTATTATACCCCTGCAGAAAGTGACAGCCGCATGTTCGGCGGGAACAGCAACTGGAGAGGGCCGATCTGGTTTCCTATCAATTTCTTAATTGTGGAAAGCCTGCAGAGGTTCCATTTTTACTACGGGAACAGCCTTAAGATTGAACTCCCTACAGGCAGCGGTGACTATAAAAACCTTGATGAAGTGGCTCACAATATAAGCAACAGGCTGTGTTCCATCTTCCTCAAGGATGAAGTAGGGCAACGCGCTTTTAACGGAGGGAATGCAAAATTCAATTATGATGAAAACTTTAAAGATTACATTACTTTTTTTGAATATTTCCATGGTGACAATGGCCGCGGTGTAGGTGCTTCCCACCAGACGGGCTGGACGGCAACCGTTGCAAAGCTGATGAAGCCGAGACTGACTTTGTAA
- a CDS encoding alpha/beta fold hydrolase has protein sequence MKIKLNLIHFSYHTDSDKEYPIPLSYQLFGKTLFSAPVILVNHALTGNSEVAGEKGWWKNLIGENLIIDTNKYTVLCFNIPGNGYDGFLLDEYEDFTPSDIANIFLKGLEELGINRLHAIIGGSLGGGIGWEMLAKSPGLAEVFIPVACDYKTHDWLHAQCLVQKFLLNQNDEPLQKARIHAMLCYRTPQSLNSRFQNTYNNEKQRLESEDWLLYHGNALNERFSLKAYRLMNHLLMNINAPENRLSSIEADIHMIAVDTDLFFPASEIRMCCENLKKNKNRVFYHEIQSIHGHDAFLMEYEQLNTIIKNILQR, from the coding sequence TTGAAAATAAAACTGAACCTTATTCATTTTTCGTACCATACCGATTCCGATAAGGAATATCCCATTCCGTTAAGCTATCAGCTTTTCGGGAAAACCCTCTTTTCAGCCCCGGTTATTTTAGTCAACCATGCGTTAACCGGAAATTCAGAGGTAGCAGGGGAGAAAGGATGGTGGAAAAACCTGATCGGCGAAAACCTTATCATTGATACCAATAAGTACACCGTTCTGTGCTTCAATATTCCCGGAAACGGATATGACGGTTTTTTATTGGATGAATATGAAGACTTTACCCCTTCGGATATAGCCAATATCTTTTTAAAGGGGCTGGAAGAATTAGGAATTAACCGATTGCATGCCATCATCGGAGGTTCTCTGGGTGGCGGAATCGGATGGGAAATGCTGGCAAAAAGCCCGGGACTGGCTGAGGTTTTTATTCCCGTTGCCTGCGATTATAAAACCCATGACTGGCTCCATGCACAATGCCTGGTCCAGAAATTTTTACTGAACCAGAATGATGAGCCTCTGCAAAAAGCAAGGATCCATGCCATGCTGTGCTACAGGACGCCCCAGTCTTTAAACAGCAGGTTTCAGAATACATACAACAACGAAAAGCAACGGCTGGAATCCGAAGACTGGCTGTTGTACCACGGAAATGCATTAAACGAGAGATTTAGTCTGAAAGCATACCGGCTGATGAACCATCTGCTGATGAACATCAATGCTCCTGAAAACAGACTGAGCAGCATAGAAGCAGATATACATATGATTGCAGTGGATACCGATCTGTTTTTTCCGGCTTCAGAGATCCGGATGTGCTGTGAGAACCTGAAAAAGAATAAAAATCGTGTGTTTTATCATGAAATACAGTCCATACACGGGCATGATGCCTTTCTGATGGAATATGAACAATTAAATACAATCATTAAAAATATTTTGCAAAGATGA
- a CDS encoding ACT domain-containing protein, whose protein sequence is MKNSANEIKFLKNRSIIKFEGEDFLGEIGIDGRIFKALTLARISVGVISQQAIENGLSILVQESDSEKAVNCLIDEFEAERKSGKVSQIYSINNVSVLGFVAEDFNKVLSELARNNVFPLLLNQIASEKRVNIVVTSSQSEKAKNIIESEIYKKPKTVHLAIIGHGNVGKTLIKQVLESSEEIKRRKNIDLKVVAVANSRKIAFSTKGFGNNWNDEVLTAETPSHVDTLIRFSKENQLENLIVVDNTASTDFVKNYHALAENGFDLVSSNKIFNTLPIEEYRKLRYTLNKNNRRYLYETNVGAGLPLIDTIKLLHLSGENITRIKGVFSGTLSYVFNNFSLRDDKFSVIISEALEKGYTEPDPREDLSGNDVARKLLILARELDLINEFNDIKIQNLVPEHLLSVSKPEFLTRLGELDEEYQKIKENQEPGHVLRYVGDLHGDLQQDKGELDVQMISVPAGSALGQLKGSDSIFEIYTESYGEHPIVIMGAGAGALVTARGVFGDILRLSETK, encoded by the coding sequence ATGAAGAACAGTGCCAACGAAATAAAATTTTTAAAAAACAGGTCAATCATTAAGTTTGAAGGCGAAGATTTCCTTGGGGAAATCGGGATTGACGGAAGGATTTTCAAAGCGCTTACCCTGGCGCGGATCAGTGTCGGGGTGATCTCCCAGCAGGCCATTGAAAACGGATTGTCTATTCTGGTACAGGAAAGTGATTCTGAAAAAGCAGTCAATTGCCTGATTGACGAATTTGAGGCAGAACGGAAATCCGGAAAAGTTTCTCAGATCTACAGTATCAATAATGTATCAGTATTGGGTTTTGTTGCCGAAGATTTTAATAAAGTATTGTCGGAACTGGCCAGGAATAATGTATTCCCGTTGCTGCTTAACCAAATCGCCAGTGAGAAAAGGGTAAATATCGTGGTAACCTCTTCACAGAGCGAAAAAGCAAAAAACATCATCGAATCCGAAATTTATAAAAAACCGAAAACGGTACATCTGGCCATCATCGGTCACGGAAATGTTGGGAAAACACTGATAAAACAGGTTCTGGAATCTTCTGAAGAAATTAAAAGACGTAAAAATATCGATCTTAAGGTGGTAGCGGTAGCCAACTCAAGAAAAATAGCCTTCAGTACGAAAGGGTTCGGTAATAATTGGAATGATGAGGTGCTGACTGCTGAGACACCTTCGCATGTTGATACCCTGATCAGGTTTTCAAAAGAAAACCAGCTGGAAAACCTGATTGTGGTAGACAACACGGCAAGCACAGACTTTGTGAAAAACTACCATGCGCTGGCCGAAAACGGTTTTGACCTGGTGTCTTCCAATAAAATCTTCAACACGCTTCCGATTGAAGAATACCGCAAGCTGAGATATACCTTAAATAAAAACAACAGGCGCTACCTGTATGAAACCAATGTGGGCGCCGGCCTGCCGCTGATTGATACCATTAAGCTTTTACACCTTTCAGGGGAAAATATCACGAGGATCAAAGGCGTATTTTCAGGGACTTTAAGTTATGTATTCAATAATTTTTCTTTAAGGGACGACAAATTTTCTGTCATCATCAGTGAAGCACTGGAAAAAGGATATACCGAGCCGGACCCGAGAGAAGACCTGTCAGGAAATGATGTTGCCAGAAAGCTGCTGATTTTAGCGAGGGAGTTGGATCTTATCAATGAATTTAATGATATCAAAATCCAGAACCTGGTGCCGGAGCATTTGCTTTCCGTTTCCAAACCGGAATTTCTGACAAGGCTTGGAGAACTGGATGAAGAATACCAGAAAATCAAAGAAAACCAGGAGCCCGGGCATGTCCTTAGATATGTAGGTGACCTGCACGGAGACCTGCAGCAGGACAAAGGCGAACTGGATGTGCAGATGATTTCTGTTCCCGCAGGCTCAGCCTTAGGACAGCTGAAAGGCTCAGATTCAATCTTTGAGATTTATACCGAAAGTTACGGAGAACATCCGATTGTCATCATGGGAGCCGGAGCAGGAGCCTTGGTAACTGCCAGAGGAGTTTTCGGCGATATTTTAAGACTCAGTGAAACAAAATAA